ACTCAGCAATCTCTCTCAAAACCTTGATCCGTTCTCAGTCGTTGCCTCATCAAAAACACTAACAGTGATCAGCCTTGAAGCGTCGTCCATGAAGGCCATAAAGACTATTCTGAGTATGTCCTTGTTCATTAGCTTCCTCACGTGGCAAAGTTCGAGTGTAAAGTTATTTCGGGATACTACAGATAAGCACAGTAACCGTAAAATTCATAAGACATCCCTCAAACAGACAAACAGGGGCTCGTGGTCTAGGGGTCATGACGTCGCCTTGACGAGGCGAAGGTCGCCCGTTCGAATCGGGCCGAGCCCACTAAATTCTTAAATTTTTAATTTTGCTGCCTGTTCAGCTCTAAAAAAGCTCAATAATTTGTTTAAGGCTTCTGAAAAGTCATTTTTGGGTTTTTCTTCGAATAAGATGATTCAGATTTTGTTCCAGATCGTTCCAAGTGGAACATAGCGGAGGAAAGTTTCGTGATGAGCAAAGACTCACTCAGAGATCAGCCTCCAAAGATATCTCTAATCACATCCTCCCAGAATTCAGGATCTTCAGCGGCGATTCTATCGTTTTCCTCCCACTCCCTGAGCATGAATTCTTTCATGAACTCGTCTATCGTTTTTACCTCTATCCCTTGCTCTCTGGCCCACTTCATGGCATCCTCCGATAGATCATCTTCGTAATCCATAATTATGCGTAAGTTTTTCCTTATCCTCTTCGTTACACTCTCCAGCTCTTCCTTGGAGATGCTGTCTGAATCATCCTCGTAATCTGGCTTTACCAGCAGAAACTTCTCCTTCTTCCCATTCTTGGTGGCGTCAACTACTGAGAACTTCCCCTTTCTGGCTGACTTCACAACCTTATAATCCATCCTCTCCAGATACTTCGAAAAGACCTCCTCAAACTCTTCTATGGAGCTGAAATCGTAGCTTTCGCTGGAGACGTAAAAGTAAAGCTTCTTTTTGAAGTACACGCTTTCTACGATAGACCTTCCAAAGTCAGTAAACCATCCATTCTCTACCCACTCGCTAAGAAAATCCTCTCTAATCCTGTACCTATCGTAGTATTCAATCTCTCCCCCATCAGCACGCTCTATTATCATCATCTCGTTAAATTCGAACCCGCTGAGCATTATTGAGTTGAAATCTTTATGGCTGTCAACACAAATTTTTGGGGTTGTACTCTCTTTTCCAAATGTAAAAACGTACTTTCTTGCTGGTAGCCTATCAGGGATGAAGTATTCAGGTTCCTCATTTTCAAAAAAGTGCTTGGAAACGTGTATCTGACAAAGTTCACCATCTTTGGAGTAGTACGCAGCTGCTGGCAACGTATCGTTCAAAAACTTGTCAACAAAGTACGGAAAATCCTCTCTTATGAATATTTTCAGTATGGAGTCTTCTTTTTTCAGCCTCATAACAGCTATCTGCTTCAGTTATTTATATCAGTTTTTAGTGGGCATCACAAGCCTAATTGAGCAAGTTGAATCCAAAGATTGAATCATCGATTTAGTGGTAAATCCGCAGGAAGTGGCTGAAAATTCATCAAATTCAACTGAAATCAACGAGATTCAGAATGATTCTACGTTGATTCAACCCCAACATCAACTCAAATCAGCTTTGAATCAGCAATGAATCAACATCAATCAGCAATCAACGCTGCATCAAGAATTTGATTTGAGTTTAGCAATTTTACAAACACGATAAACCTCATACTAAATGGAAAAACTTAATTCTGAATAGTTTTATTATAGCTCATGGTTACAGGTGAAGTTCCATCACTCAAAAAAGCAATTCTTGAAAGCAAGATTGTATTCGATGATGAACTTGTGAGGATTGCATCAGATCCTAACGCAAATGTGAATGATGCGATTTTTGAGGTAGAGTTCTCAAATTTCCTGAGTGGAAATGCCCATCCTGACTATCTCGATCCTGCGAGGTTTTACAAGAAAACGCATTTCACAGAGGATGCGAAAAACATTTTGAAGAGAGTTTTATCGAGGGTTACATACGATTCTGATGAATCCTATGCAATTATCCTCGATACAACCTTTGGTGGAGGTAAAACACATACACTCATTGGAATCTACCATCTTTTCAAAAACAGGGATGTGGCAATAAACTTCCACGAGATAAAGCAGATTCTCAAGGATCTCGGAATTCCAGCAATTCCAGATGTTGAAATTGTTGCAATTGACGGCCACAATATCGATCCAGATGAGAATCTCTGGAATGTGATTGGCAGACAGCTTGGTGACGAAACACTTGCCTCCAGAAAATCCCCTCCAACCGCTCAGGAGATAGAAAATGCAATAAGAAAGGTTGGAAAACCTGTAGTATTCCTGATTGATGAGCTTGTGATTTACATTTCAAAAATACTTGATAGCGAAGCAAGAATTGCCCAGAATAAGGGTTTCATTCACTCACTTTTTGTTGCAACTGAGGCAACCAAAACATCCATTGTAATTCTTACAATTCCAGAAAGCGAAGCTTACAAGAAGGAATCCGAAATTCTAAGAGATATAACGGCCATTGCTGAAAGAGGAGCAACCAAAATCGCACCTGTTGCAAAAGAGGATATAATCCGAATACTGAAAAAGAGATTTGTAAAGGAAGTGGATGAAAAATACGCAAGGGCTGCAGCAAAAGCTTTAACGACCTTTACGCAACAAAACTCGGTATTGGCGAGGCTGTTAGTGAGGAAAGGCTGTTTGAGTGCTACCCATTTAACCCAGAACTTGTGGAGGAGATATTTTTTGGCAGAATAGGCATGTACGAGGATTTCCAGAGAACGAGAGGTATACTCCAGATAATGGCGAGAGTTATTGTAAATCTGCTAAGACATGCAGAGGAGATTCCTGAAACCACGATGTTCATTTCTGCTGGAGAGATTGATCTCTCATATCCTGAGCTAATGAGAAAGCTTACAGATCGCATATTCGGGGCGAACTTGATCAGGTTGTTCAAATAGATATAGCAACTGCTGAGGGAACTGCCCATGCTCAGAAAGCGGATGGAAAAATAAGATTTGGAAACTTTGTGAGAATCGCAACTGCTGTTTATCTTTACTCCCTTTATCCAGACGAATCCAAGAAGGGTGCCAACAGCAGGCAGATATTCAGGGCTTTGGGCGATGAAAGTCTTGATCCTTCAACAATAGATGCATATCTTGAGAGACTCTACGATGAGATTGCAACCCACATTTTCAGAGCTGAGGGGACAGACAGGTATTACTTCAAAACTGAGGAAAATCCGAGAGCCCTCGTTAGGTATGCGGCAAAGGATGTTAAGGATGAGGAGGTCAAGCTACATCTGCAAAAACAGCTGGTTGGGAAAATAATACCCTCAACGGATGTTGTTGCCGTAAATATCTTCGAGAAAGAGATTAAGAGAGATAATACGGATCCAGGAAAGCTCAACCTCTTTGTGATTGATTACGAGGAAGTGTTCAGAATTTATGCTCACCTTAAAAGATCGAAGGAGTATGAGAGTGAGGCTGAAGATGTAGTTGCCAGGGAAGCCTTCAGCAGAATTTTCTCCCAAATGCTATCAATTACTGCTCCAAACAGAAATTCGGTTGTACTTCTCTTCCCAGTTGCAGGGGGAATTCCCTCATTCATGAGTGATGTGAAGGAGCTGATTGCTTGCGAGAAACTCAAGAAGGAGAGATCGAAAGATAAGGAGTTCCTCAAGGAGCTAAAAGCAATTCAGGAAAGAATCTATGCCAAGACCGCTCAGAAATTGATAAACCTCTACTCCTATGCAGGATTTTTCCGAAAGAACGATCAGGTGATAGGGCAACTCTCGCCGCTAACCTACGATGAGAAGGCGAAATACACTGAAAGGATTTTCGAGGAGCTTGAAAGGAAATGGGGGAAGGTTCTGAGTTCTGCAAGTGAGGATTACATTTACGGAGTTATGGGCAAGGAAAAAGACTACATAAAACTCTCAGAGCTTATAAACACGATAGCAAACTCAACAGGTTATCCGTTTGTTCCTGCAAAATATCTGAAGGGGAGCATTAAGGAACTGGTAAAGGCTGGAGAAATTGCAGTATACAGGGGGGAGATATGCGATCCTGAAGAGGTTGACCTCAGGAAAAGTGAAGAAATCGTCAAGAGTCTGAAACTTGGTATTGAGCTTGGCGAGATAAGGGATTCAGACTATGTTGTTAAGAAGGAGTTTGCTGAAGAGCTTTTAGGGGCTGCAAAGAGGAAGAGAGCAGATGAAGCTGCTAACAGAATTCTTGAGGTTCTTGGAGATAGAAATTACGCTGAAATCTCCTCCATCGAGTCTGAACTCCCAGATCTGAGCAGAAAAGATATTGTGGATGCTGTTAAGAGATCCCAGAGGCTTGAACTTTATGGCGGGGATATTTCACTGATCAGGAAAGTTGAGGAGGGGGCTGAGCTAAGCGAAAGCGAGAAGGAAGAAATTCTATCTGGATTTAATGCTGAACATGGTGAATTCATTTTCAAAAAGGAGTATGCTGAGGGGATCAAAAATAAGATCAGAACTGTTGAGTGGGAACCTCCTGAAATTTCAGAGGATGAAGAGAGGAAAGGTGAAGAGATTAAGGTAAGCGACCTCATAGAAAGATTTGAGGATTTTGAAGGCAGGAGGGTGAAGAGAATCAAGGTAAAAGGAAGCGGATCGAATAGCCTTAAAGAGGATGCTCTTAATTTGGGAGGAGCAGTACCGTTCCTCAACTTAAAAGGTAAAATTGCAGTTGATTTGAAAGGCAGGGTATTTTTCAAATGCTCATCAGAGCTTGAAAAGGCAGGCATAATTGAAGAAATACTGAGGAAAATAGCAGAGCTTGACAGCAATCCAGAATATTCTGTTGAGCTTGAAATTGATGCAGAGGTTAATGATGATTTCAGAATATTTGCAGAGCAACTTACTTCAACAAAATCTGAGAAAACACTCGTGGTGGAATAATGCTCGCCATAAAAAATACCGTTTACGAGGTTGTTGAAACTCCAAAGTACATTACGATGTACGAGAGCTACCAGAACAGGGAGAAAAGCTACAGGATGAAAATAGCCTCCGCTACTGGATGGAGAAAAGATGCGATAAAGAATTTGATGAAGAAGCTCAAAATTCAGGAGAAAACAGATGATGTTGAGAAGGCAATGAGAATTTACGTGGCAATCAAGGTTCTGAATTCGATGAAGAGGGCTGAGCAGAGATACAAGCTGGTGGATACCGTTCTCAATCTCCCACCTGAAGAAGTGTTTTTCTGGGCGTAGAAGCTCTCATCCACGAAGAATGGAGCTTATGCGTTCAGGGTTCTTTACGGGCTGATTTAATCGTAAACCTTTCCTCTTCTTTCAACTTTTAAGATGTGAACCGTTTTGGTTGGCTTATCGAGAAAGTAAATCACTCTGAAATCTCCAATTCTGATACGGTAAGTGTTCTCCTCGCCTTCAATCTTTTTAACATCGAATCTTTTCCAAGGAATTGGATCTGTTTTGAGCGTTTCCAGAAGTACACCAAATTTCTTTAAATGAGCTTTTTTAAGACGTTTCAGCTCTTGAGTTGCTTTCCTGTGAACTACAACCCTAAACACCAAGCTCCCTCTTCAGCTCATCCCAGTCAACGTGTTCTCCTTTTAACGACTCTTCTTTCAGCTTTCTGATTTCCAGAAGCTCCTCCTCAGAAACTTTTTCTGCCGGTATTATAAGTTCCTCAAGCTGCTCAATTTTTTCCCTTATCTTCTTAACCTCGCTGTAAATCTCCCGCAGGAGTGCTTCGTTCATGGTTTCACCAGTCTTTATTTGGCTTTGAGAAGATAAATAATTTGCTTCGATTCAGATTTAAAGCCAAATAATTTTTTAAGTTAAAAGCCCATATTAAACAGGTGCTGGATATGGGTGAGATAACGATAAGAGCGAGAATTCCCAAGGAGCTTGAAGGCTCTGAAGGTGTGCTCAAAACAGAGAACTCATGGGAGGAGCTTGAGGCTGAAATGCATGAAGATGTTTTTGGACATCTTTATCGAGCATTTTAAAGGATTGCACTCATTTCAGATGTTGAAAACCTGAGATAGGTGGTGCAATGAAGTTGCTGATTGAAGAGTTCATTCCCGTTGAAGAAATAAGTGAGGAAGCGAAGAAAGAAAAGCTCGGAAATGCCAAACCCCCTATCTTCTCCCTCCACTACTGGTGGGCGAGAAAGCCGTTGATTACTGCAAGGGCTGCGGTTCTTGGAGCTTTAATCTCAAAGGAGAATTTACCGATGATAGTTGGTAATGGGGATTTAAAAACCAATTTACTGCGCATTCTGAGAATACCCAAAGATATCAACGAAGGGCCAAGGGCCCACACACAGGATCCTCCAGCCGAATACTTGAAGGAGGCAATAATCAAAACGTGGGGTGAAATTCCCACAGTTCTCGATCCTTTCGCAGGTGGAGGTTCGATTCCCTTCGAGGCTTTGAGGTTAGGCTGTAACGCTGTTGCTGTGGATTACAATCCCGTCGCATATTTAATTTTAAAAGAAACCCTTGAATATCCGAAAAAGTATGGAATGAAGCTAATACTATGATGTTAAGAAGTATGCTGAGCAGATATTCAGAGAGCTGAAAGAAGAGCTCGGCAGATTTTATCCAAAACATGATGAAAAGGATGTCGCTGCATACATTTTTTCATGGGTGGTTAAATGCCCCCAGTGCGGATTTGAAACGCCTTTAGTTGGTTCATGGCAGCTTGCCAAAACGAAGAGAGGTAAAGAGGTTTATCTTGCCTATGAGGTTGAAGGAGACGAGCTGAAGCTTGAGATAAAGGAAGGTATGGCTCCAGAAGGAAATGTATCGAGAGGGGATGGAGTTTGTTTGAAATGTGGAGCTCACATTCCCAATGATGAGGTTGTGAAGCAGATAAGGGAGAATGAGAAAGAGAGGATGCTTGCAGTTGCTCTGCTAAACTCAGGAAGGGGGGGGGAAGGAATACGATGTGCCTTCTGATGAGGATTTGAAAGCATTTGAGGAGGCTGAAAAGGAGCTTAAAAAGAGCTGGTTCAGGTTTTATCGTGAGGGGTTGATTCCTGATGGAGAGATGCCGAGAGACTACAGGTTTACGCTTTATTTGCCAAAGCATTATCAGCTTTTCAACCCAAGGCAGTTGCTTTTGATGGTAAAATTTGCTGAAAAGGCAAAAAGAATTGTTAATGAAATTGCTGAGAGAGATGAGGAGTATGCAAAGGCGATGGGTGTTTATCTCTCGGCAATTATTGCAAAGCATGTTGACAGAAACTGTAGAGGTACTACATGGGATTCTGGTTATGAAGTAATCTCCTCAATGTTTGGAAAAAGGAGACCTTCGATGATGTGGGATCATACTGAAGTTAATCCGTTCGTAAAATCCTCTGGCACCCTCATAAACAACATAAACGACGTTCTCAACGCCCTTAAATACTCCATCGAAAAACTCTCCTCCACACAAGCCACAATCGAAATCATAAACGAATCCACAGCCTCATGGAAACCTCAAAGAAAGTTCAAAATCATAGTCACCGATCCCCCCTACTACGATGATACCCCCTATGGCGAGGTTAGCGAGGTTTTCTACATCTGGCATAAACGAATTGTGGGGCATCTTTTCGAGAAGGAATCCAAATACTTCAGAAACGATAGGGTTGAAACATCCGAGGAACTCGATGTTGGGGGAAATAGAGATAAGGAGTTCTTCAACAACCTTTTCATAAAAACGATGCAGAACGTTCACGATTTACTTGATGATGATGGTATCCTTGTTCTCTTCTTTGCCCACAAAAGCCCTGAAGCGTGGTATTTCGTTCTCGAAGCTTTAAGACAGGCAGGCTTCAACATCACAGCAACGTTTCCCATCCACACAGAAAGCACGGAAAGCGTTGTTGCAAGGGGCAAGAAATCAATCTACCATAGCCTGATCATAACCGCAAGAAAGAGAAAGGAAGAAAAAACGGGGATCATAGAAGAAATACTCCCAGAAATCGAAGAAAAAATTTACCAGAGAGCTGATGAGCTGGAAAAATACGGTTTGAAAGGCTCTGATCTCCTTGTCGCTGCGATGGGAGTGGCTTTAGAAGTTCTCACATCCTACTCTGAAATAAAGAGCTATTCTGGGAAGATAACAGCGAAGAGTGCTATCGAAATAGCTCAAACAGTTATGGCCAGATACATAACAAGAAAAATGATTGGGGAGGAGGCGGATCCTGTAACCACCTTCTACATTTACTCCCGCCTGAACGGCATGGATACGATGGATTACGATACTGCCAATAGTTCATCAAAAGCTTGGGGCTTAAGGAAGAAGATCTCGAAAAGAGCGGTTTGATAAAGATCGTGAAAAGCAGGAGTAGGAAAAGTGTTATCCTGCAGGATTATTATAGAGGTGATTCCAACATCGAGGTTGCGGGTTACGATACTATCAGGGGCAATAGCCTGATTGATTACATCCACAAAGCCCTGAGAGCTTACGATATTGAGGGAATGAAGGGGTTTGATAGAGTTAGGAGCGAGATTCCCTACTCAATGAAAGCTGTAATTGGAGTTCTGCAGGCTCTCGCAAGGATAAGGCTCGATCCCTCAAGGAAGAATGATAGGGAGGCTAATAGAGCGGCAGAGATACTTGAACACCTCAGAATGCTGGATGAGAAGCTCGAAAGGTGGGGAGTAAAATGACATACTGGGTTTTCAGCTCTAACTCTCTGGAGAACATTGAGATCGGATACAGAAACATGATTTGGGGATTCTGGGATAGGGATGCAGGGGAAAAGCAGAAAAAGAACTGGAGAAGCTTTATCAGAAAATACAACCAGATAAAGCCCTTCGATGTTGCAGTATTTCAAATTGCAAAACTGGAGAGATAAACGCCATCGGAGTTATTAAAGAAACGTATTACGACGACCAAACTCCTGTTTGGGAGAATGAATTCAGTCATAGCAGAGTTACTTATCCATGGAGAGTGCATTTTTCAGCCATGATCTTCTCCAGAGAACCAGTAGTTAAGAAGTATATCAGGATACAGGATTATCTGGACGGTTACGGTATTGGTGAACTCGAACCTCACGATTTCAACGTCATCATAGATGCATTTCGCCAGAAATTTGGTGAGATTTCGGTGAGGTGATAACATGCTTTACCCGCTTTTCAGAGTGGCAGTAGATTCATACCATCTCTTCACAAAATACCAGTATGATCCTGTAAGCGTTCTTGCAGCCTCCAAAATTAATCTTCTCCCATACCAGCTTGAGGATTTTCTCAATCTGCTGGATATAGCCGATAGCGGAAGGCCTGTCAGGGTGCTTATAGCCTACGAAACTGGATTGGGTAAAACGATTCTCGCAGGGCTTTTCATAAAGGAAATGGTAATCAGAAATCCAAATACAAGAATACTGATCGTAACCCCTCCAAATGTTCAGTATCAGTGGCAGGATGAGCTGAAAAATAAATTTGGCATGCATGTTCCCCTGCTTACGGAAGCTGATAAACAGGGCAAGGATCCTCTAAAACAGAAGTGGCTCATAGCCTCAATGGATACGCTGAAGGGGGAGAACTGGCTCAGGAGAGTTGAAGATCACAGATGGGACATCGTTGTTGTTGATGAACTCCATAGAGCCACCATTAAAAACAGAAGAGCCCAGCTGATTCAGGTTCTGAGGGATAGAACCAAACACATGCTGGCTTTAACCGCAACTCCCCACGACGGGAAGGAGGATCAGTTCGTTTTTCGCCTCAGCCTGATTAACAGGAACGTTGATGAGCAAAACTGGAAGGAGTTCGTAAAGAAATACACCTTCAGGAGGAGAAAAAGGGACGTTCTCGATCTCGAAGGAAGGAAAATATTCCCGCAGAAAGTGTATCCTCTAACAATAGAGATAGAGCCAGATGAGGAGGAGAAGGAATTCTACTGGGAGGTTGAGAAATACGTAAGGAGCTACTACAAGCTGGCTGAGGAGGAGAATAAAAGATCAATAGGGCTTGTTGCGACCATTGTTGGCAGGGCTGTTTCTTCAAGCATAAACGCTGGAGTTCAGGTTCTCAAAAACAGGTACAGAAGGTTATTTGAGGGGTTTGCGGAGGAGCTCGAAGATGCTGAAGACATTCTCGACGAATTAAAGCAGGCTGAGGAAGAGGGCGATGATGAGAAACTTGAAAAGCTAAGAATGAAAATCATAGAATCCGTTCCTGTCAGGAAGGATCTCGTTGAAAAGGAGAAGGAAGTTCTTGAAAGGTTGATAACCCTCGGAGAGAAATTGCTTGAGAGAGGGAGGGATAAAAAAACCGAGAGGCTTGTTCAGGTTGTAAATGAGCATATGGAGAAGGGTAACAAAGTTATAATTTTTACACAGTTTCTGGCAACGCTCGATCACCTTGAGAGAACCTTCAAAGAGATTTATGGCGAGAATAGTGTTGTTACTGTACATGGCGGGCTAACGCATGAAGAGAAGAAAAACAGAATTGCCAAATTGTGGGATAGCGCAAAAATCCTGATTGCAACAGATGCTGCTGGAGAGAGCCTCAACCTGCAGGCTGCAAACGTAGTAATTCATTACGAAATCCCCTGGAATCCCGTTGTTTACATCCAGAGAGTGGGGAGGGTTTACAGATACGGGCAGGAAAAGGACATCTACATTCAGAGTATGCTTCCAGTTTTCAAGATTGAAAGGAGGGTTCTCGAAGTTATTCTCCAGAAGGTTGAAACCATTGAGAAGGATTTCGATATTGGCAGTGTTGAGATCATTGGCACGATAATATCCGAAAGGGACATTGAGAACGAAATCTGGAGGGCTTACGTTGAGGATAGAATTGAAGATGCTGGAGAAGAGGTTTCCAAGAAATTCGATAAGGGCAAATCGGTTCTCCAGAAAATAAGGCTGGTTCTTGAGAAGGCTGAGGCTGCGAAGAAACACGTTAGGGCTGAAAAGCTGCTTGAGGATAGGGGGATTGTTGAAATCATCACCGAAGAGGATCTCAGGAAGTATCTGTTCTACTTTGGTGAGGCAAAGTTGGGTGAGGGAAAGTTCTACGATGAGTTTACATTCTTTGAAATAAAGGATGTCAGAATCCATCCCGAAAAGATTCTTACCGAGATTAAACCGTCAAAGGCCGAAATTCTCGATCTAAAAGATGTAACCACCCTTAGCGAAAAGGAGCTGAAGCTTGACAACCCAGCGATAAGAAAGGCCCTTTATATAGGAATGTGCCAGAGGGGAGAGGCGATTTTTAGTGGTAATGAGGAGGGATATGGAGAGATCAGGCTGCTGAAACTCTTTGATTTCTACGGTGAGCCAATATACGAGATTCCAGTGGTGGTTTTCAACGGATCTATTAAGCCTTTCAGATTTCTGCAAACCCTTGAACCCGTTATACTCTCGGACGAGATTGAAAAGGAACTTACAGCTGATCTGGAGAGCAAAGAAATAGAAATTCGTGATTCATCTTATATTAGCGAAGTAAAGGAAGAACAGAGGCTGTATCTCAAGGAAAGAGTAAACAAAGTTCTCGATGCGCTTTCAATTGAGGAAGAGTACTACAAGAGGTTTCTATCAGACGAGCAGGCAAAGAAGAAGCTTCAGGAAATTCAGGAAATGAAGAAAAAAGAGTACAGGCGATCGTTGAGAATCCATGATAGGCTTTCTGAGCCCATTGCAAAATTCTGGGTGCTGAAACCAGAGAAACTAACTGAAATGCTCCACAAAATTGCAGAAAAAACTGATGATGGCCAACTGCTGAAGGAAATAGAGAGCTCAATCGAGGATTTTGATCCCGAATTATGGAAAAGGAAGCGAGAGGTTGAGCTTGCTGGCATGAAACTCGTGATGAGCTGTGAGGAGAAGTGGGGCAGATTTCCCAAGGATGTATCTGCAGACGGAAGAGGATACGATATTGAGAGTTTTGATCCAAATTCGGGAGAGAAGAGGAGAATAGAGGTGAAATCCTTCAAAACGAGCCAATTGAAGTAACTTTAACAGAGAACGAGTACAAAGCTGCTAAATTCTACGGGGAAAAATACTACCTCTACATCGTAAAGAGGGTTTTTGAGGCTGGTTGCTCGGAAATAGAGATAATTCAAGATCCAGCAAACAAACTCCCCTTTGAAATCGAGTGGAGGCCTTACTACGTATGGCGTTACGGAAACTATATTTAAAATATGAAGATTTAATTTTGCTGGAGGTGTTGAGATGTCCAAAATTGTGGGTGTAACCTATCCTATCCCCAAGCGATTCATGGACCGCTTTTTCAAGAAAGGAAAGGATGTTTTCGTAAAGCCAGCAACCGTCTGGAAGGAGCTAAAACCGGGAATGAAGTTCGTTTTCTATCAGTCACACGAAGATACTGGTTTTGTTGGTGAGGCAAGGATAAAGAGAGTTGTGCTGTCAGAAAACCCAATGCAGTTCTTTGAAACGTTTGGAGATCGAGTTTTTCTCACAAAGGATGAGCTTAAAGAGTACATGAAGTCGCAGGAAAGGTGGGGAAGAAGAAGAGAAAGCAAAAAGAAAAAGCTCTGGATGGCCATAGAGCTTGAAGACGTCAAGAAATACGATAAACCAATCAAGCCAAAGAGGCTCGTGCCAGTTGGAGGGCAGTATCTCAGAGAATGACCTCAACTTTCTTCAAATACTCTGTATTGCTACTTCCCGCTTTGATAAACTTAGCCGCTTTCTTGACCAACTTCCAAACTAATACTCTACCAGTCGAACCCATCAACCTCTATCTTTCAAATTTTGTGCACTCAGATTTCTATCACCTTACAGGTAACATAGTTGTATATATTGTCTCTGCTTTCCTCTCATTTATCTTCTTTAGGAATTCGGATATGAAAGGGTTTTCTGGATATCTTTTACCCTCATATTCATTTTTGTACCATATCTGACTTCAATTTCCACAATTTATTTCTTAAATCGGTCTTCAATAGGTTTCTCCGGAGTTGTTTCAGCTTTTATCGGGCTGTATGCTTTTACAATTGTAATATTTCTAACTAAACACTCTGCGAACAGCGCAGTAAGCTTCTTGTTTGTTTTAATCATTGGTGCTGGTGTTATCTCTCTAACTTACAGGGATTTCGTTTTTGGGGCATTATCAGTATCATTTGCAGTATTGATTGCACCAATATTGATGAGAAAGGTTGAATTTGACAGAAAAGAGTTAATACAGTTAATATTGCTGATAGCTTTGTATATATTCTTTATGATTGGGATATTCCCACAGCAACTTGTTATTGGCAGGAATTTCGTAAACATTTTAGGCCACTACTTAGGATTCTTTGCAGGTTACATGATTCCATGGCTGTTGCGTAGATGGTGATAAAATGAGAATAGTATTCGTCTGCTCTCCCTTTCAGGGCAAAGCGGAAAACATCGAGAAAGCCAAGGAGTACTGCCGATTTGTCCTTGAGAAAGGCTGCATTCCCTTAGCCCCACACATCTACTTCAGCCAGTTTATGGATGACAACAATCCAGAGGAGAGAAGAAAGGCTCTGGAGATGAACAAAAGGCTGATGGAGTTCTGCGATGAGCTGTGGATTTTTGGAGAAGAAATAACGGAAGG
The nucleotide sequence above comes from Archaeoglobus fulgidus DSM 4304. Encoded proteins:
- a CDS encoding helicase-related protein, producing MLYPLFRVAVDSYHLFTKYQYDPVSVLAASKINLLPYQLEDFLNLLDIADSGRPVRVLIAYETGLGKTILAGLFIKEMVIRNPNTRILIVTPPNVQYQWQDELKNKFGMHVPLLTEADKQGKDPLKQKWLIASMDTLKGENWLRRVEDHRWDIVVVDELHRATIKNRRAQLIQVLRDRTKHMLALTATPHDGKEDQFVFRLSLINRNVDEQNWKEFVKKYTFRRRKRDVLDLEGRKIFPQKVYPLTIEIEPDEEEKEFYWEVEKYVRSYYKLAEEENKRSIGLVATIVGRAVSSSINAGVQVLKNRYRRLFEGFAEELEDAEDILDELKQAEEEGDDEKLEKLRMKIIESVPVRKDLVEKEKEVLERLITLGEKLLERGRDKKTERLVQVVNEHMEKGNKVIIFTQFLATLDHLERTFKEIYGENSVVTVHGGLTHEEKKNRIAKLWDSAKILIATDAAGESLNLQAANVVIHYEIPWNPVVYIQRVGRVYRYGQEKDIYIQSMLPVFKIERRVLEVILQKVETIEKDFDIGSVEIIGTIISERDIENEIWRAYVEDRIEDAGEEVSKKFDKGKSVLQKIRLVLEKAEAAKKHVRAEKLLEDRGIVEIITEEDLRKYLFYFGEAKLGEGKFYDEFTFFEIKDVRIHPEKILTEIKPSKAEILDLKDVTTLSEKELKLDNPAIRKALYIGMCQRGEAIFSGNEEGYGEIRLLKLFDFYGEPIYEIPVVVFNGSIKPFRFLQTLEPVILSDEIEKELTADLESKEIEIRDSSYISEVKEEQRLYLKERVNKVLDALSIEEEYYKRFLSDEQAKKKLQEIQEMKKKEYRRSLRIHDRLSEPIAKFWVLKPEKLTEMLHKIAEKTDDGQLLKEIESSIEDFDPELWKRKREVELAGMKLVMSCEEKWGRFPKDVSADGRGYDIESFDPNSGEKRRIEVKSFKTSQLK
- a CDS encoding protein NO VEIN domain-containing protein, which codes for MEVTLTENEYKAAKFYGEKYYLYIVKRVFEAGCSEIEIIQDPANKLPFEIEWRPYYVWRYGNYI
- a CDS encoding DUF365 domain-containing protein, producing the protein MSKIVGVTYPIPKRFMDRFFKKGKDVFVKPATVWKELKPGMKFVFYQSHEDTGFVGEARIKRVVLSENPMQFFETFGDRVFLTKDELKEYMKSQERWGRRRESKKKKLWMAIELEDVKKYDKPIKPKRLVPVGGQYLRE
- a CDS encoding rhomboid family intramembrane serine protease; this encodes MFVLIIGAGVISLTYRDFVFGALSVSFAVLIAPILMRKVEFDRKELIQLILLIALYIFFMIGIFPQQLVIGRNFVNILGHYLGFFAGYMIPWLLRRW
- a CDS encoding DUF4406 domain-containing protein, which produces MRIVFVCSPFQGKAENIEKAKEYCRFVLEKGCIPLAPHIYFSQFMDDNNPEERRKALEMNKRLMEFCDELWIFGEEITEGMKEEIEHFRKIMGESRIRKIV